The sequence ACTCCCCAATAAGCATAAAACTACATGGATGCACCCAAGATCTAAAGACTGGCATCTCATTGACTACGTCATTGTGCGCAGGAAAGACCTGAAAGATGTTCTCATAACCCGTGCAATGAGAGGGGCTAATGGCTGGACTGACCATCGCCTCCTCAGATCCAAACTACGTATGGTATTGCAGAAACCTCGTCGTGCCTCACATAAGAAGCCAATTAGAGCGCTTTGTTCAAGTCTTGTCCACTGTAGCGACGCTAGCGCTAAGCTTGACAATAAATTTCATGACATTTCGGCAAAGAATCCATCAATCTCGGCAGACGTTGACTCATCGTGGGTGGCCATTGCTAACAACCTATCTCATatattagaaagaaagaaagaaagaaaatggtttttATTGCCAAAcacaataagtacttaatcctAATCATTTTACACATAGAAACCataaatttttaaacaataatattattatagttatataaaacaacataaaaaaatacttaattactacTTATTCATAGGTGTACACTAGTTTGTTCcggcaatagggaatatgcaagaggttcaaataaaggtcaaatattatttataataaaccttgttatttcataactacgcctccatcaatatttttgattataatttatttttgagcaagtaaatgaagttgaaaagtacaaaaaaacttcggtaaattctaacttctgagaaacgtcacccattttcttagggtggatgtgacgtcaaaattctttatatatcaatctcagaataataacttctttgcgtttacggcggaagttaaataaatgtcaagtataaacaaagaaatgttaatgtcaccgagtgtttgtgatcagatacgatggatcacataaaaattcttccaatagatcctagcctcctataacctctccacttcttgtttgatatgcttgtttgtttgcaaagtttaggacttttaatagtttttgttggtagtgtatgggctgccactagttgttcttttgtaatgaggcgtaaacagccattcgctagtcaacgagttactcaaatatgctccatattgcaatacaatataattaagtttgtattgtaagtattatgacatgaacatgacacaatttgctctttctacttttaggttataatggcagtagttagtatatttcaaaagttgttattttttttaattaagttatggaagaattctcgtaatcagaagaactggaaacattaaatttattacgcagtatgaacgagtaaactgtggccagctgcggaaaagtttttattataaataaaagataatatgtatgttttacgttattatttttgtagaattaaattcggggataatcatgtagcatgtgaaagaaaacatcgtgagaaaacctcaatatttagattaagcacatttagatatgtgaacccaccaatccgcagtggaccagcgtggtgggaaatggtccaagcttaggaagggggtttagacctttgagatatgcacaatggttccattcaagagagccaggtgcaggttcttacacccccacagataatagaatagaatgacccactgaCCCTAgcctctcttactgagaaccaaagttacagtaagtacttacatactatacaaatattactttatattcatattgccataatagcgtaatattgtgtacaaaggtcctctggtttgcgcgctcccatttcaaaagagctactagtagctatttacgagcACCCATTACtaaacagccactggtcacactttattaccattacaaaacagccactgatcacactttatacacttcctttttcgtttgttaccatgacaacattggtttgttgaaaatacaaaagtactctgcgattacttgattaggtaaaaaatctatgccgactgacgggactcattattctgagccgtgaaattaaaagattatgacgtcacaccagcccgccatcctgacgggaatttcaaagtggtcgtgatggttgtaattttttaactttctttaaaataccttaaattacttattttggcgttgaatttttttttgctataataaagtgatgtaaaactttccaataaaagtattaaaaaaaattatgcatattccctattctaacttcagagaaacgtcacccattttcttagggcggatgtgacgttaaaattctttatatatcaatctcagaataataacttctatACGTTTACAAcggaagttaaataaatgtcaagtgtaaacaaagaaatgttaatgtcaccgagtgtttgtgatgctcgttgtgatcagatacgatggatcacataaaaattcttccaatagatcctagcctcctataacctctccacttcttgtttgatatgcttgtttgtttgcaaagtttaggactttttataatttttgttggtagtgtatgggctgccactagttgttctattgtaataataataataataataataataatatgtggggacatctcacacacggccatccgaccccaagctaggcagagcctgtgttatgggtatcggacagctgatatatttacacaaatacatagatagatagatattaattataaatattaacacccaagacccgagtacaaatatctgtctttaaacaaatatctgccccagccgggaatcgaacccgggaccatcggctcagtagtcagggtcactaaccactacgccattcgaccgtctaaTGAGGcctaaacagccattcgctagtcaacgagccactcaaatatgctccatattgcaacacaataaaattaaatttgtattgtaactattatgacatgaacatgaccacaagttgctctttctacttttaggttataatggcagtcgttagtatatttcaaaagttgttatttttttctaaattaagttatggaagaattctcgtaatcagaagaactggacacattaaatttattacgcagtatgaacgagtaaactgtggccagctgcggaaaaggacagcaaagactattgaaaagtcgagagccgtgtgcccaaatattagggaatGATTAGTGAACTAGTGATATGATTACACTGATTAGTAATagtagtatttattataaataaaagataatatgtatgttatacgttgttatttttgtagaattaaattcggggataatcatgtagcatgtgaaagaaaacatcgtgaggaaacctcaatatttagattaagcacatttagatatgtgaacccaccaatccgcagtggaccagcgtggtgggaaatggtccaagcttaggaagggggTTTAGACTTTAGACCTTtaagatatgcacaatggttccattcaagagagccaggtgcaggttcttacacccccacagataatagaatagaatgacccactaaccctagtctctctttctgagaaccaaagttacagtaagtacttacatacaatacaaatattactttatattcatattgccataatagcgtaatattgtgtacaaaggtcctctggtttgcgcgctcccattttaaaagagctactagtagctatttaggagctcccattacaaaacagccactggtcacactttattaccattataaaacagccactgatcacactttatacacttcctttttcgtttgttaccatgacaacattggtttgttgaaaatacaaaagtactctgtgattacttgattaggtaaaaaatctatgccgactgacgggactcattattctgagccgtgaaattaaaagattatgacgtcacaccatcccgccatcctgacgggaatttcaaagtggtcgtgatggttgtaattttataactttctttaaaataccttaaattacttattttggcgatgaatttttttttactataacaAAGTGATGTAAagctatccaataaaagtattaaaaaaaattatgcatattccctattggaAATACGCTCAGCAAATGCTGCCGGATTCACAAATTTACTTATGATCCATacagcgctgattttcagcgTATCCCTATAGTGgatataataaattttgtttaacaaaGCGCAGAGGTTGCtcaaaaagaaaagaaaagaaagtaaataatagaaagaaagtaaataatattatcaattGCGTAAATTAGCATTTTGTACtctttaaaaatttaacctaAATTAtgcaatgtttttgttttcgtttatttacatagtaggtatattgattattaatattgttatatgAGTTACAGTTAGAATCTTTTGTAGTGagagtttattttatacttaaaacaaaacatatgaTCACACGCACACATATTATAGTGACACAGAGACagtaaagtaataattaaaacataaataatacatatatacacaTAGGTATACACACAATATATATAAAGCTGTTTTTTATCCATAAAAGCATATGTACACTATTTAGACTACCTATTTATCTTCGTGACTTTTTTAATGTTCTTTTTTACagattttgatattatatataGATTTTCCGTCAGTtcaatttgtttattaataagaaAAGATTTCAGTTTAAATTTGAAGCAATAGCTCGACATGTTTTGTTGTAGTGGAGGAGGCAAATCATTCATTCAATATTAGCTGCTCCAATGACAACAATCAGTTATCTCAAAGTATATAATCAATCAATCGGTCTTTTTCATGTCAATGAAGAAGCTGTGGACGATtagacgatgatgatgatgtgtgTTTCAATTACCTACagagtacctatatttttatttattttttgtattatgaGGTTTTAATTAGTTACCAGCTGACTTtgtgttaatatttaattatattgaatcaagtttataaattaagATCATCGTAAGACCCTATGGTACCCCACGGGACCCTTTTTGAGGGAGTCAGATTCAGAAAGTCGGgatttatttcaatataatactTTTCCTGTCCTTGCATATTTCTACTTATCCAATAACATGTTCAAACCCAGATAATAAGACTGAAGGTTAACTTCATTCTAACAAGATTcttgaagaaaaataaatattatttcaatatttttatgcacgtttattttcattattttagaaaaaaatatccattgtCTTTTATTGTAAATCAATTCTTGAAAGTACTCACGAATCTAGAGgctcattatttatttttacaaagttttttggtttttaccAATGAAAGTCAAAAAGATTTGTTCGaaaatttagaaaataatGTGCCTACTAAAGTCTACTTACCATAGGTATTGTAGACACACAAATTGTAAcattgaaataatatttaatgcctAGAACGTATCCATAATAGGTACTAGACACAGAGAGGGCACAGAGCAGACTTTATCACAGCATAAAGCTTTTAAAAATCCTTTCCAGATTCCACCGTGACTGCAAGTTCATTAGAGAAGTGAAATGTAGAGAAGTGAAAATGTGGAGAGCTCTAAGCAAGAGGCCCCTCACAGTTTGAGTACACTCGCCGAGGCTCGTGTTTGTCGTCTAAAAAGCGGAGGCTTCGCCGGCGTTAAAGAATATTATGCgagtatttgtaataattgaTAATGTTAGAGCACGACTTGTAATTGAAGGGCTATTTGAATAtatctataggtacctactattttaACTTTCGTTATCGTAACGACAGTAGCTTAGTATGATGAGACACAATATTTTTGGTTATACAAAGGATGTACCTACAACTTAAAATATTCCTTCATAATTTTAGAAGCGATAGCCGATATACAAATATTGTGAGTACCGTAAGATAAGAGATAATACGTGTCTAAATTATACACTTGAATTTTTCAATGTTCTAATCATCTTATACATAACGACGCTGGAAAGGAGAAAATTACCAaacgtataaaataataatgcaaAATTACTAATTTTGAACTAAGATGACAACAGACTATATTTTTCCTCAAATCCAAACATGCTGACGAAATTGAATTCATTTTTGTACATCAATATCTATTTTCGTTATTAGATTTGTTCAGATATCTTGTTACATTGAAACCTACATTGAATTACTCTGAATAAGTAGGTTGTTACAGGAATCAGAGGTTTATTCACAGCGTGGAGTCAAAGATGAAAGACCTTGCAAATTGCCAAGGAAGGGTTCAAGAAAGATGGCAGACAACTTTGTATTTAGTAAGGCTTCAGGATGTTTCCGTCTGTATTGCCATTTTGgagatacttaattattaattccATTCAATACAGTGAAAGGAAAACTGCTTTTCTTTGTGCTGTGCATTGAGAAAACGATAATACgaacatttattttgtaagtaataaacaaattacataattataagagTGCTTAATAGTTTCAAGGAAATTACACTTATTCTTCTTCATAAACACTGCATATTAATGAAAAGTAAGACCATGTGGTGCTCATGACCTGAAAAGTAACAATACTTAATTGAATTATCCGGGAAtgaaagtaaatttaatattcagTTACTACTCAGTTActgaataaaatttacttacgCCAGTGAACATGTTGAGTGTGACCGGAGCGTATTTGTAGGACGTGATGCAGCAAGGAGCTTGAGACCTAAAACAATtgaattcaaataaataagacAAAAAATAATGGTTTATAATTTCTCTCCTCTCGCGGGATTGAAATATGACTGCGGAAATAGAAAAATTCATTTGTCCTCTGTTTCACATTCACAACGACATGATCTTGTAAATCAGAaccagtaaaaataaattacaaaatgtattataatagGTAATGTGTATCAATTATCGTTGACTTATCAacacttataaatatataataatatgtaggtatgcatCTACAGTGCTTATTGCATGCAAATTAAGAACTATTTTCGGTATTCATCGTTGAATAAAACCTACCTCAGCATGATTAGACCCAGCATCTTTTGAAATCTGGTGTCTTTTGCGTACCAAATATTCAAATAAGCCGATAGAGCTAAACTGGAACtctgaaaattattaaaatgtaggtatatttataattaattattttaaaaacaccgAAACATAGATTCTCAATGGTCAAACTTAAACTAACATGTTACTCTCGTCTGTCTGATTACTCCTATATACCAAGTGgagtggcgagacagtattatcctcggccgagcactcGTTCAATCGCTAGTTACTGTTGTAGTGTTTGTCGGGGATACTGTCTCgtcactctactcggtaggtgtaatcagggtataACAGTGTATGTGAGTAGACAAGCGTTTTATATGTTGGTATACATAACATCATTTTTTCAGCCCGTATCTGCCCACTGCTGAGTATAAGCCTCTTCCCTATCACGCCAtctcttccggtcctgtgcgaGTCTAGTCcagtttattataatgtatatgtATCATGTACATGCTACGAAGCCAATATTGGCATGGTGACGCTGCCTCCGCCGCTCGTAGCGATGTTAAAACTGTCGTAAATTCAGAAGGAAAGTGTGATATAGTGAGATGACAGAATTAGTTCCAATTTAGGCCACGAGCCAAAAGATCTTGGTGGCACTTTATCTTTATGGTTACCCAAACTATAGAAACCAAGCTGAATTCAAGTAATGAGTCATAGTATGAGACTTGAAGGAAGGCAGAAGAGAGGAATACCAAAAAATCTCATgtacaatgaaaaagttccagtgacataatattatggacATTGACATATATAAATCATTGATTATAGAACGTTAATGggaggtggaactttttcattgtttgcAAGTGTATTACGCTCACAGCATCAGTGAGCAGTTGTCCGTAGTAGCACAGGTTGAATATTGGCAGAATTGACGCTATCACCCCCACCACGTTGTTGGCTATTTCACCGGGGTTCTTAGCAATCTGAAATAAACATTATGATGGaattattgttaatttaaacttttataacTTAGCTAACGATAATTTGAATCCGTTAAAGTTGTTTGTGAAAATTTTATTGGTGTttgttagatttttttttcatatttctgtattttacttaatactttccattttcttacttactttagcCACAAACCCAAAGAAACATATCGACACAGTAGACACTGTCACATTATAGAATATCACTTTGTTGAATATATCATCAAACATTTTTGATAACCTGAAATCAAAAGTagataaataatgttaaatatatattaatatttaaaataaattaattggcGTGAAGCATAAGATAACCcttaaattaagtttaataaaGGGTGGATTATATTCTTTTTACTATGAACTAAAATGTTACAagtaattttcataaatattaggtatttacttcatcatcacgacccatcacgttcccactgctggggcacgggtctccttccaatgaaggaaggttttaggcctagtcaagcaagcttgtgctgagaggtatttacttatattgacaaaaataaatgatatttCATACTTAATCAACTTTTGATGTCTCCGTACAATATCACCGATCTTCTTCTCATGTCTATCAGCTTCAAAGTAAGTTATCTCAGCATCATCCGCCTTCGATGACGGTTTCAGAATCAGCAAGTCATCACTTAGAAGTGTAAATAGAATGCTGAGATGGGCAGTCATTGTTATAAGTAAAAGTTCTGTGCCCACGAGAAAGTATACCAGCTTTatcactgaaaaaaaatacataattaggtatgtaagtaatacACTGCGATCCTCTAACTAAAATATAAGGACACTATGTTGTTTTTCCATCATATGGAGCTAGGTAGCGAGCGTAGTCACAGCCAGAATAGACAAATGTTATAGCACACATCTTTTGAAGTGAGCCTCTCTTTCTAGGACTGACTCTTCTTCGGGATGATAAAAAGGGTGCAAGCCGAAAGGATACAGAACTATAGCTTTAAAAGGTGACTTGGAAAGTGATACAGaactaggtaaatattttaaaaaatacgagcTAAGTCACCCGCTCTAGAGTTATCTATTCTACATCCTGTATTAGTATGTATACTCCTGAcaaagttttcaaaaatatttaaaacccAAAGTTTAAAGTTTCACCAGAAGAATATTCTTAAACAGACGAATTTTTCACTCAAACACAAAACTTACTGGCAAAAGTCTCATAAGCATAAACCATCAAGTATCGCGACCAACTCTCGGTCGGGTCAAACGGGAAACTGCAGCCAAAAGGAAACTTCAGCATAGACTGCTGATTTAGTACGAAGATACGAAACAACGTCTCCAACAAAGGCACCAGTATATACTGCCATGACCCCACTATGTTTAAGTAGTAGTAAACTGGAAGGAAATTATCGTTTAAACCTTagaataagttaaaaacttcgCCTTTGAAAAGCTTACTGCATAAATTAATAgaaaactataattatacaggatgttgcaaacaGGGTAAACTAAGCcaaaaaggggtgactcagggggtcaatcAGAACAATGTTTGTcctacgagttttgaaaattcgtaaaaatatggtttatatggaaaaagtatttttttttgcgaatttcgttgaaaaaaagttgttcagaatgaccccctgagtcacctcctTTCGGCTTGGTATACCCTttatgcaacaccctgtatataaccTGTAACGCAAACATTCAGTCGtttcaaatgtttcattttCGCAACAGTTTGCCTCTCAGTGAGATGCTCTTCTTTCGGCCACAGTGCCGCCATCTGCCTGATGATGTATGTGATGTCTTCATTACGATGCACCACCGCTATACTCTTCACCACCGCTGCAATAATTAGAGCagattttataatcataatacaatattaaatacaaattaattaaaatattaaatatattatatataaaatattaaatacaaattaatatgtacaatattaaaatatcgttgttCATAAT is a genomic window of Plutella xylostella chromosome 18, ilPluXylo3.1, whole genome shotgun sequence containing:
- the LOC105385089 gene encoding odorant receptor 4-like, translating into MSFEKENYPDEFMKPYMISFATLRKSNVKFLTDEKSFLKKYWRFIYIFPCSMSFFLCMLTYFSIVTARMDDFIEISNTFAVTFVVLQAVVKSIAVVHRNEDITYIIRQMAALWPKEEHLTERQTVAKMKHLKRLNVCVTVYYYLNIVGSWQYILVPLLETLFRIFVLNQQSMLKFPFGCSFPFDPTESWSRYLMVYAYETFAMIKLVYFLVGTELLLITMTAHLSILFTLLSDDLLILKPSSKADDAEITYFEADRHEKKIGDIVRRHQKLIKLSKMFDDIFNKVIFYNVTVSTVSICFFGFVAKIAKNPGEIANNVVGVIASILPIFNLCYYGQLLTDASSSLALSAYLNIWYAKDTRFQKMLGLIMLRSQAPCCITSYKYAPVTLNMFTGVMSTTWSYFSLICSVYEEE